The Oryzias latipes chromosome 16, ASM223467v1 genomic sequence agggctgcacgatatgaggaaaacttgcgatatgcgatattagtgatcaatattgcgataacgataaatttgcggtaaataaacaaatagaaaaataaacaaaaacatcattcccatttcattgcaacagtttaaaaattacactccaaatgaccctcatcgacatgggggacaaacatctaacataataggcctccatctgattggttaacAATGgaaaggcgtccatctgattagtcaaagcataaaggtatttatttgattcgttaaatgcttcaagctgctagaagattgttttaacacattttgggtttgcgatttattgcgatattcgccgtcttttgtgatatgcatattgcagagctggatattgcgataacgataaatttgcggtatattgtgcaggcctaacatACATCATTATCTTCATCTTCTATGTGACATTAAAGCCTGTGTGATTGTAAAAACCTGCGGCTCAAAAATCTAGTTACCATAATCTAAAGCTGTTAGaggacccactccaaagaaaatggtgtttttaacatgttcttgtagcatttttccgaTGATTGTagacatttataaagacaattaagattaaaattgcatttctgagtatctcttttagatagatagatagatagataaatgaCTTTGTTAATCCCACAATGGAGAAATTTTaattatctgtggcagcaaaaacgacattcagaaataatctatataatacaacatcaaaaaaggacatcaaaaatgacattcatattaaattattaaaaatgattattaaaattattgtgAAAATTATTATGacaattattatcaaaaatgagattcgtattaaatattaaataaataaatacagcttcaaaagtgtaaaaaaaaacacgtgaTCAACTGTATAAACCTGTAtcatgtaaaacattttaacaaattaTTTTGAACTGATGAAAAtaatacagtttgaaaatggTTGTAGTTGAAGctacaggctccctgctctgctctattctgatgcattcactgtcagacaaacagatccatgtacgtctttgttttcctcgtctgagctggaatctggcttagATCTGTACAGCAGGATAGcgccgatattgctcgccatctttgttgcaccgctaatgttagcttgggggtgtgaggggactgtaagctagcaggagagaatgtaatCATAGGGTTAATGGGAAATGATGGCAGGCTCACTCCACACcagcagtcctgcccacaacttggaggtgaatttctaatgaactcctgccgctctgcagaaactatgtcctaacaagattaaaataccactggaaacaattttacaatagagCAAAAGATGATTGGCGTAGATTTTTAAGGCACAGTCCCCATGCTTGGTCTAACTGCTGTCTGTTCAAACTGTCTGTTCCTCTTCCCTGCTGAGGTTAAGTTCGAGGAACTTCTAACACaaccttttatttctgttcCTCAGATGAACATCCACGGGAAAATCCAAGAGGTGCTGGCGGAGACTGCAAGGGTGGATCCCGGCTCTGGACGTTTGTCGGAGGAGGATTTCAGACGTGCTCTACAGCGCAGAGGCATAATAGATGATGTGATGAAAGACCTCCGTTTCAGCCAGGTGTTCTCGCCTCTCACTGACAGATCACATGTTAGAAACGAAGAGAGCTGTCTCTATTCAGAAAAGACTGAGGAACTCTATCACTAACTGCCTGCCTTTGTaggaaaaagcaacaaaaacagcatcagGATTTCCATCTAAGCCTTTCAGTCATTATGGTGACAAAGAAATGACCGAGCTGAGACAGAGTAAGAGAAATTATGATGCGGTGCACAGTGTCGTGTTTGTGTCAtacttgttttaatttttcttactTCTTGCAAATCAACGTAGACCCATCAAGGCAGTACCTGCATCTCCAAGTTCTTGGTGGGAAGGCCTTTCTGGAGCACCTGCAGGAACCACAGCCGTTACCTGGTCAGGTGTCTTCTACGTTTACACTCTACCTACATTTCCGCGACCAGAGGTTTGGATCTAAGCCTGTGCCCTGTACCTGTGAACCAGACATGAGGGAAAACTTCCTCCTGGAACTCTGCAGGGACAATGCAGGTAGGAGGAAAGTAACTGTTTAGAGGTTAGTGAAGATGAGCTTGAACTTAGGTTCCAGGCTTAAAAAATACATCTCCTCCTTGAACCTAATCATGACTTCTTTTCTTGTTAAAGATGGAGGTAAAGTGATGGATGCAGCCTCTATGCTGTCTATATGCGACCCTATCCACTTTGTCCTGATCAAGACGGACATTTCTGGTGAGACGACGCTGGTGTCGTCCTATTTCCTGGATTGGAGGCCAGTTCTCAGCTCAACAAACAGCAAGACTTGTTTTGCTGTGGAGTTAATGGGAGTTGGTAAGCCACCCTGATTGTTATGGTCGGATAAGCAACCCCTacttttaaataatatattacctttggcacactaaagaatgaatttatttttaaatgagttaATTTTGTAGGtcattttcctacctggaagtaaaACGTCTCGATCTCTGCGGCTCCGCCTTTCtgtccttgtgggtgccgcccatttcatgacatcatcctcggcagcatgtctgcctttcacccacaaaaacaaacaacatctgaacttttgcaaagatggatgttcatattgtggagcagggctgctcattcctggtcctttagCTCTAccaccctgtctgttttccagatctccaagctCTGCTAGCTGCTGaatgagggtgtgtgtgttagcgtGGGGGTGGGTTGGCaccgcagactcttcctggaaggggctgttcctcactttgtaaTGCTGCAATGTGAGGGTCCACccatttttgtggattgggaggggctggggcTCAgaacgcaggtttttagaggaatactcagagatgtGTGAACGGATCAcaatactgctttggggttgttttttgtgaggaatgaacattattatacatttaaaagcttaaaaagttgattctgCTGGATACAGACCCTTTAAACCAGGgtttctcaaagtttttgtagcgGAGGGCCAAATGAAGAACTCTgcattagactgggggccaattttggtttaaaaaaatggataaacagaaaaggttgtttttaataacttggatgaccaagtgtcattgtacagttaaccaggccCAGGCTGTGCAGAGACTAATGCACGGAGCATCAGTCAAAACACTCTCAGCAAAGCGGgttaaagttctgcagaacctcccagcaatagattgTAGTccagcgacctgatggatcagagtgatgtgtacaacgctctgaaacaAGGCCAACGTCATGGCGATGGTGTGCGAGAaagctgagctgcagctgcagagcagactgtCATGGAAATAAAGCATCTTTGCCACATGAAAGCATCTCCTTCATCTGTCATGctgctgcatcatcatcataacactttattgatgtttttcccCTTTATTCTTGAAGCACCGTTCAGGCTCCTAAACCATtgaaaagtactggagaagctacatttacCAATATTGGAAATAAACATCACTTTATTTCgtcaatcatacttttagaaccttattagttaaggcacattcattcttttttttttcttatactgaaatatatttttttgtggaaatcagacaaagtATACTGTtccttttctatattttaacttaccaaaacaaaagcagtgtgaatttgagatacagttgcagtgcttaacattgtgatcattaaataaaatggatttttaCCATTTCATCACTATGGAAGACATTAATATTCAGGTAGTTTTTTCTAAGTGAtacccccaaaaaaaataaaaataaaaaagaagtgttCTGGTAGAACGTCGGGATACGTATAGTATGATCAGACTCTTGGCAATACACATCCGTAGATTATAGCACCAGTCAAATGCATACGTCTGcctttttatggatgttttaaagtgacatttttcttgtatttataTTTGGATTTTGAACCAGAGATGCTTAAACACGCGGTAAAAAGAAACCTTAAAAGGTGGAGGAGGGGATCTTTCTTCAAGTAGATTCCAAaagtaaaacaagttttttttttgtcttataaaCGCTTATGCTGTACTAATAATTTCTTGAACCACAGGAAGTGAATGCAAAGTGCCAGCTGGTGTTCTGACAGTCAACCTGGAGCTGTACCCTCCTCCAGCTGTGAATCTAAGTGCAGATGTCATCAGCACACAGGTCAGCAGCATTTCTGAAATCAAGTTTCTGAAACCATCCGTTGAATCACCAAACTCTGATTCTTAATGAAGGCACCCTAAAGTAACTTAGTGAAAACCCTGACGGGATAGAAACTGCTGGAAGCCAGAAGAATAAATGGAGTTTATTTAAACGACTCGCTCTCtcattttgtttaatgttttttttgccaagTCCTGATGTAGAAGTGTTTGCTTTTTGTTGGTTTATTCTGGTGTTTCTCttcaataaatcaaaacaaaggtTTAAATATCGGATATTTGTATCAACCAAAAGAAGCTGGAAGGTATTGTGTTTCTGTGACCCGTGTGTGATTGTCCTGCAGCAGTCACTGGAGAGGACGAGGACGGCAGAGAAGGACAGGCTCTTCTTGGTTTATGCTAAACAATGGTGGCGAGAGTTCCTGGAGATTCGGGCGTCTCATCAGTCCAAGCTGGTCAAAATATTTGCACAGGTTAGTTCtgagatattttaaaaaaaagatgttattaaaaaaaaattacagctgCAATGTCATTAACTGATAATTCACTTGCTGTGATCATCAGATCATCATCAGACTTCCTTTTGTatctggaaacatttttttggggaGGAGATTGGTTCAAATCATGATGCATGATTCTAGAAATTACCGATATCTGCTGCTTTTTATGTTCTGTTTGCTTCAGTTCTTTTCCAGAACGTTTAGCCCTATGCttctgttgtgtgtctgcaggacgAGAACGGCGTAAACCGACCCGTCTGCTCTTATGTGCGTGTCCTCCGGGCTGGCCGCCTCCTGGAGAGCTCGCGCCACGCTGCCCGCTTCGTCAGCCTGCTGGCCCACGAGAGGGCTCCGATGCTTGGAGGAGGAACGGGCAAGCAGGAGCAGTGGTGCACGTTGATGGCTTTTCTGTGTCGAGGAAAGGTGGGTGTCTGCTGCTGAACATCCACAACACAGATGGTCTGACTTTCAGACGCTGTTGATGTTTTCTGGTCTGTGGCAATAGCATCAAAgtttgtttccatgtttcttcaaacctttccttttctgcctttttcatACATGAGCTCCCCCAACCTGTGGCTTTATCATCCTGTAACTGAGGCCAGTCTCTCACTTCATTCCAATGGGTTTCAGGTTGACTTTAGTCCAGGATATGCACAAAAGAGGCATTTGGGACCTCAATATACCTGCACTTTCTTTTGGGCTTAAACGGTAACATCAAGTTGCAGGTTTTGATGAATCTTTCCATCAGCAGGCTGATGAAGTTCAGACTCAAGTCTGCTATAAGTTCTGGGTGTTGGTAGACTTGGCCGCTGTGCAGCTCATCCTTACAGTGACctgttgttttgagttttggttggctctgagattcctcagtctgagtACAATCCGTTCTCTGAGAGGAACAATTGAACCAAACGGCCACCATAGCCGGTcgtcatgtgatgtcagcagagAGCCGCAGATATACTTGGAGCAACAATGCAACAGCAACTCGCTGAAATGtaattggatgaatgcaggctcattgaGACAACTTTAAACTGTTTGGGCAGTGGCAGGTCGGCCGATGATCGAAGGATCGGAaggatccccgctccccccagtcagcTGTCGTTGTGTCTTTGGgaaagacacttcaccctccctacCTCCAGTGTggttccactggtgtgtgaatgtgtataaatgtcccggtgatggtcagcgtaatggcagccatgcctctgtcagtctgccccagggcagctgtggccacATCAGTAGTTACATCaccaatgaggagtgaatgaataatggacacattgtaagaactttgagcaactggaaaagtgcagataaatccaatccattattattattatttttttccaacaatctGTTTGTCAAAAACACTTATCAGTACCATCTTAGATGTCGCCTCCTCattaaccgccttgcagcaccATGGCTCCGTAGTTCCAAAGGAAAAAGTGTTTCACCTGACATTGGGACAGAGGTTCAAAATTGGtcattaaaatataaagtttgaattagTGAACTATTCCTACAAGGATTGCAAAGCTCCGGACTTCCACGATTTCTGCCTCTAATTGCTTTACCccaccctcgtaattcctggccaatgactgaagagatctttagtcatgtggttttctTGACACGCTTTAGTTGGAAACAGAAATCTCCGGCAGacgccagtctgaatacagaccaaacgcaaggttcaggactcgatctggaccaaaggattttttccagtctgaacacGCCCTAAAGGTCGCCCCAGGTTATGTACTGTCTGTCAGCTTCAGAAGCGTTGgtaaaaatgaaatatcaaaAGGTCACGTGAGCAGAAGCAAACATCAGTGATCCGGTGACCCTTAGTGGGTTATTATTGTTGGTGTGATTAGGACCCTCGTCTGCTGGACGAAGATGTCAGAACAAGATTGGAGATTAATGACTGGAAATGTCTCGGAGCCCCCTCCTTCACTTCACAGAGCAGAACTGCAGCCCTGCCTTCAGGCAGCATTGACAGCAGGCCTCGCCCCGAATGATTCAAAGTGGCTCTTCTAATTATATGTCTACAGCTGAAGTGAACAAAGGTGGACGTTTCTTTGTTAAGGTTATGAATTCTTACATTAAAactgacagatttttctttGCCTGAgaaattataaatgtttttaaattaatagtTTTTTCAGATCAATATTGTATTTTGCAAGTGAAgatcattttttaattgattccCCTATGCAGACCAACGGAACCTACCCTTCCAGAAGTCTGGTTTTGTGTCCTGTGGGCTTCATGCTGGCGTCCAGCCTCTGCTGACTGATGTGATTGCTGTCATGTTGAACAGAACTGAGATTCCAGGAAGCTCCCTTTAAGCCATGCAGTGAGTGTGCAGCCTGCTGCAAAAAGTCAGCTGGCGCACATTCCTTACAAAAAGTccaaacaaaaccttttaaactaaaacaatgTTGTTTGACCTGCCAGGAACAGATCTAATAAAGTTACTGTCTTttcaaaaagcatgtttttgtgccAAAACAGTAAATCCATGGAACATCTGCACTTTTGGGTGGTTCTGTAAGCAGACAAATTACAGATTAAAGGTAGCTGAAGACAGACAGGGAGATCTGATGCTATTCATGTGAATATCCATGAACATTCATGTGGGACAGAAAGCAGCACGCTTTGCCttactgcatttctgagaagaACAAAGTGTTATTTCTGTAGAAAGAGGATTTTTGCAGAGCTGGCCTACTGCTGCACTTTTATCTCCCAACTTGATAGCGGGAAATTCTGCAGACCACAACAGGATAGATGGTTCAGTCCCTCTCCTCTGTGTCTGGAGGCACACGCAGCTCGCCTCACAAAGTGGCCCTTGTCAGCTGTGATTCATGGCTTTCATTCCAGGAAAAATTAATTTAGCTTCATCCCTCGCCAGCCTGCTCTAACACTCCCATCCGTATTAGCACTTTTGGGAAACATCTATCCTTGTGACTTCCAACAGCGTGAGGCAGCTTCCAGCAGGAGTGGTGTGTAGCTCAGCCCAGACCTCGCCACGGAAAAACCGTGCAAGTGAAGGACGAGTGGACATGTCTGTCATGTCAAAAAGACTCATCTGTTCTGTTTAGACTTCTGAGGAAGACTGTGAGGAGGTTAAAATGTGCCTTTAATCATTTTCAGAgacagtttttgtaaaatgattATTTAGTCTGTTGTAGTTTCCAAACATGCAGTTCTAACGCACCGTTTAATGCATTGAACGTAAAAGTGATTCATTTCCTAAGGAGACAATTGAATAGCTTCCTCACCTCAACTGGAAGGTCATACAATCAAAGTTTTGttaagtaaatgtttttaaagtaaagtgtGAGTATCCAATCCATAAGAATTAAAGcagtttttatattaaaatagtgaatattttaaaatgtaaaatactttttaaatgtgGTAACGGTTCCTATAAAGTTCCACTCTAACCATCTTTAGATGATTTTTAgatcttttagttatgatgatGGCATTTTTAGACCAAATCAAAAACCATGTGtggtttttctaggacatagtttctgcagagcagcaggggtttgttggaaattcacctctgagttgtgggcggggctgttggtgTGTGGAAGTAAGCCTCGGCTGACCTCGCCGCGTCACTTCACCTACCAATTCCAGTCGCTTCCACTTTGTTATCAAACCACTGACAGCATGGAAACGTGACGGCTGAAAACAGACGCATCCTGTCATCACGCCAATAAAGTTGTAATAGTTTGCTGTTATGCAGCACTAACATGCACAGATGTCAtgggctgtgtccaaattccttctctactcactacatagtgcactatacagTGGTCTCAGCTGCAGTtgttttaaagtgctttataaataaagttgatgatgatgatgatacaGTGCATTCTTCATTtgaagtgctgtccaaatctacaattccaaaatcgagtgccacAGAAATTTCCCataagtctctgcgaaaaaccagtgtttgtcgatgctcactagattggagagtatagaccacaatgcattgcgtctgaacaatttttgccaaaaaaatgtatttaaatgtattttttaaataaacatcaatttttttatcttcagacgacagtggattcataaataatcgtcgcaaAAAGCTCACATCAATGAGATTTTGacttcgtgaaatcgatgacgtcatattcgcccttaaaaaaaaaagtgagcatggtgtccagaTTGCTTTTTAAATCCAGGGCGCTAGATGTTcccacactatatagttttttagttgttaggggttagggtgggaattcagacacaacaaTGGTTTGTATTCTTTGTATTTGGTAAAGTCTGCAGAGCCTTTAAGAAAACCAGAGTCACTGAGAGCAGAAACTCAAGAATCTTTCTGGAGTTTGGTTTGCTGAAGTCTCTTTAAATGAACAAAGCAGGCTTCAATAGGGCATCCATCAATCATTGACTTCATCCTCCACAGGGAGACTGTGAGGACCACGCTACTCTGCTGTGCAGCCTTCTGCTGGGCTTCGGCCTGGACGCCTATGTTTGCATGGGGACCAAGGCAAAGGGGGTTCCACACACCTGGGTCATGACCCGGGGAACTGACGGGACCATTACCTTCTGGGAAAGTCTGACAGCACACAGGTCTGTGTCTTTCTTCATGTACACAAAGTATAAAACCCTCTGCAGGACTTTGATGGGGCACAGGAGTTAATAAACGTGTTGGAAAAATATGGGACCTGTATTTATCCCCAGTCTCAAATGTCATGTTGTGGTTTTCTCCCTTCTTCAATGAAACTCTTGAACTACGTTCACACTGTGCATGTAATGCGCGTTCAAGACCGTGCtgaacgcaggttcttgaaGGCTTTTAGCCTTCGAGGAAGACCCTGTAAGCGGCAGTAGcagctttaattttctttatagtcTAAGGTGGTTCTTCCGTCTCTCACTGACTCTTTTatccccaaagaaactttccaaataggtttttttttgtttgtttctctttagcTTTTTAGCTTTGGCCGTTTAACTTAGCGGTCAGAGCCGTTGCTTTAAGTCACATGACGTGTTAAGACAGatggatgtggtgaacagaatctggtatttttccaaaataaaacttcctttagtatcagaaagtgaaaaaatggaaataatcaaagttagtgcatttttttctgtctgtggccCACAGACCAGTCCGCGACCCAGGGGTGGGGGACCACGGTCTAGAGCAgcgatgttttggggctgttgctgggcaacgcTAACTTtgactccctccaaagattttctatggagttgagatctggagactggcttggccactccaggacctcgAAATTCTTCTTacaaagccactcctttgttactcggtcagtgtgtttgggatggttgtcatgctgaaagacccaacCATGTTTAATCTTAAATGCCCTTGTTGAttgaaggaggttttcactcaaatctGATGAtgcatggccccattcattatttcctttacacggatcagtcgtcctggtccctttgctgaaaaacagtcccaaagcatgatgcttccacccctatgctttacagtaggtatggtgttctttggatgcaattcagcattctttctcctccaaacggTAGAGGTCTTATCAGATAGTTGTATTTTGGTTTCATGTGACCATAGGCCAATCGTCTTTTGGATCCTTCAAAAGCTCTCTAGCTATCTTTAGACGGGGCTGGACATGttctggctttagcagggggacacgtctggccctgcagaTTGATGGTAGcccttgttactttggtcccaaagtctgcaggtcattcactaggtcccccccTGTGTGCttttgggatttttgctcaccgttcttgtgatcatatTGACCCAAGAGATCTTGAGGGGAGTCCCAGATGGAGGGAtattctcagtggtcttgtataaTCTTTCTTctatttcctaataattgctcccacagttgatttcttcacaccaagctgcttacttgatgcagattcagtcttccagcctggtgcaggtcaacaatttggtttctggtgtctttagacagctctttggtcttggccatagtggagtttggagtgtgactgtttgaagtTGTGGACGGTTGTTCAAACACGTGTTcttaatacaggtaaccagtggaggacttATGATCCTCTttcagaagaagttacaggtctgtgagagccagaaatcttgcttgtttgtagatgatcaaacacttattttccaccataatttacaaatcaattctttaaaatcagtgattttctggatttcttttctcattttgtctctcatagttgaggcaTACCTATGATAAAAATTACAGGGGGCTGTCATGTTTTTATATGGAAGAACCTGCAAAATTGGGAGCTGACTAAATAATAAGTAatatttttttgccccactgtatcaCGCTGAGCTCAGAGTTGAGAACGCAAAATCAAAGTGCGAGATTTGAGACAATGTGCTTGAACAGTTTGTCTTGCagatattaaaatgtattttgaaataataaaaaatatgtttttaaagcaaacatttaatatttttatttgctacctagacatttttttttcctaaactaaacattttgcTTGCAGTTaaggacatttttatttcaaatctatgacttttgttctcattgtGGTGGCACAAATATTACTTCATACATGACTACTTTTCAAATgattggcacttccatgaatttaAAAAGACGCTTACCAAACGCCACTATCAAatcagagtctctgattggttaaagttggTTGAACTTTCAACGCCGTTTCAATGGCTGCACATTTTGTACATGGAGCCTAAAAATGGACTTGCATAGCGACCAGTGAACGCAGGAGTTTTGAGCACGATAGCCTGAAACATTTATATACGGGTTTACATGGACTTTGGATTAgcagtggtcacttgaacgggCGTTTCCGAGCCCGGTGGAAACGTAGCGTTAAGGAAAAGGATTTAGCTGCAATGAGCTCTCTGTTGTGTTAGCAGGGTATTCCAGAAACTCCTAAAGTTTTAGAGTTCAACATTAGAACCCACTGTGCTTATTCTATGTGTGATCAGGTATTTGCATCGGCCCGTGGATCCAGATGCCCCTCCCCTGTCCCCACAGCCCAAACCGTCATCGCCCTATCGCACTGTGGGCTGTGTCTTCAACCACCAGACCTTCATGGCCAACTGCCAGCCCTCTGATTCTGTGGAGCTCTGCGTGTTTGACTTCCAGGTGGGCTCATGGTCTTCACAGGGTCGCATGTTGGTCACATCATGCAGTGCACTGATCTTTGCCTCGAAGACTCAAATGCTGCCTTTGTgggtattttgttttgtaaataaatggtGTGTCTTAATGTATTCGaatgtaaaaaagtaaatgtagtCTCCGAAATCCTCACATCAGGCTCCACTTTGTGGGAAGAGAGAACATCCACTGGGGTTTCGGTAGTGGGTCAGTGTGAACTCTGTTGTCCCTCAGAATCCGTCCCGGTGGAAAGCCATGAGTGAGGAGGCTCTGAGGTCAGTTTGTGGCCCAGGCTCCTGCACCTCCCTACCCCCTCTGCCTCCTCTATGTGCCC encodes the following:
- the cep76 gene encoding centrosomal protein of 76 kDa isoform X2, whose translation is MSLPPEKTSELKQIIQSHLKKMNIHGKIQEVLAETARVDPGSGRLSEEDFRRALQRRGIIDDVMKDLRFSQEKATKTASGFPSKPFSHYGDKEMTELRQNPSRQYLHLQVLGGKAFLEHLQEPQPLPGQVSSTFTLYLHFRDQRFGSKPVPCTCEPDMRENFLLELCRDNADGGKVMDAASMLSICDPIHFVLIKTDISGETTLVSSYFLDWRPVLSSTNSKTCFAVELMGVGSECKVPAGVLTVNLELYPPPAVNLSADVISTQSLERTRTAEKDRLFLVYAKQWWREFLEIRASHQSKLVKIFAQDENGVNRPVCSYVRVLRAGRLLESSRHAARFVSLLAHERAPMLGGGTGKQEQWCTLMAFLCRGKGDCEDHATLLCSLLLGFGLDAYVCMGTKAKGVPHTWVMTRGTDGTITFWESLTAHRYLHRPVDPDAPPLSPQPKPSSPYRTVGCVFNHQTFMANCQPSDSVELCVFDFQNPSRWKAMSEEALRSVCGPGSCTSLPPLPPLCAPSLDPSAASNQLEMEMRYLVYEHRKDLDLGTVWDDHLCYLLSSALSAYEMERCTGVSCGNEEFQDAVRRAVPDGQTFKGFPIHFLHRNARRAFATCLRSPFCEEIICCRGDSVRLAVRVWVFIYPENACAVWLMFACKYRSVL
- the cep76 gene encoding centrosomal protein of 76 kDa isoform X1, with translation MSLPPEKTSELKQIIQSHLKKMNIHGKIQEVLAETARVDPGSGRLSEEDFRRALQRRGIIDDVMKDLRFSQEKATKTASGFPSKPFSHYGDKEMTELRQNPSRQYLHLQVLGGKAFLEHLQEPQPLPGQVSSTFTLYLHFRDQRFGSKPVPCTCEPDMRENFLLELCRDNADGGKVMDAASMLSICDPIHFVLIKTDISGETTLVSSYFLDWRPVLSSTNSKTCFAVELMGVGSECKVPAGVLTVNLELYPPPAVNLSADVISTQQSLERTRTAEKDRLFLVYAKQWWREFLEIRASHQSKLVKIFAQDENGVNRPVCSYVRVLRAGRLLESSRHAARFVSLLAHERAPMLGGGTGKQEQWCTLMAFLCRGKGDCEDHATLLCSLLLGFGLDAYVCMGTKAKGVPHTWVMTRGTDGTITFWESLTAHRYLHRPVDPDAPPLSPQPKPSSPYRTVGCVFNHQTFMANCQPSDSVELCVFDFQNPSRWKAMSEEALRSVCGPGSCTSLPPLPPLCAPSLDPSAASNQLEMEMRYLVYEHRKDLDLGTVWDDHLCYLLSSALSAYEMERCTGVSCGNEEFQDAVRRAVPDGQTFKGFPIHFLHRNARRAFATCLRSPFCEEIICCRGDSVRLAVRVWVFIYPENACAVWLMFACKYRSVL